Proteins co-encoded in one Planctomycetaceae bacterium genomic window:
- a CDS encoding MBL fold metallo-hydrolase: MLGKSALDLCRCAAMAAVLSATMNATKSAGDQITENCIVEYGPVNGAVIRSNGQQLAVYGWDDGPVDRLLLTHGRRDVVWRMKGAAETASVTAPVRERYLLESGPEFWAAFPTAKFHDYAQQSTKIPDHRITVDHWVGDGDTIEWNGLVFQVLETPGYTRGSTTYVVELDGKRIGFTGDLIYGDGRIPDLYSFQDAIPDAQIRGYHGYGARLADLVTSLDRIVEARLDIIVPARGPVIQNPEESARRLKQRVQAVYRNYLSTNALHWYFREDRMKLCGERVLGKGADIELMPYSRHEKTPDWIFQNSTSRLLLSENRRGFLLDCGYQRVIDAVQELIDQEVIEKVDGIFVTHFHDDHTDMVQAAAEKFDCPVYATPEYADVLENPDAYHLPALTANPIRHVQRMTNGQSMKWNEFELTFHYFPGQTWYHGALHVRKPDERPVFFIGDAFAPSGFDDYCVQNRNLLHDDEGYLLCLKKIHDAGDCWLVNEHIEYVFDFSDDELSYLEQRYRERRNMLAELFPWDDPNYGVDEQWAVMYPRGVRTKTGDTFRLQVRITNHSPVVRQFRVTPAVPGGLTLMSGEESVTLQPHESGAATVLLRADAANETPHVVTADIESDGMSFRRWADAQITVEP, translated from the coding sequence ATGCTGGGAAAGTCTGCGTTGGATCTCTGCCGTTGTGCGGCCATGGCCGCGGTTCTGTCCGCGACGATGAATGCGACAAAAAGCGCCGGTGACCAGATCACGGAAAACTGCATCGTTGAATACGGACCGGTCAACGGCGCTGTCATTCGATCAAACGGTCAGCAGCTTGCGGTGTATGGCTGGGACGACGGCCCGGTCGACCGGCTGCTGCTGACCCACGGTCGCCGCGACGTTGTGTGGCGAATGAAGGGCGCCGCGGAAACGGCCTCGGTCACGGCACCGGTTCGCGAAAGATACTTGCTCGAAAGCGGCCCGGAGTTCTGGGCGGCATTTCCGACTGCGAAGTTTCACGACTACGCTCAGCAGTCGACAAAGATCCCCGATCATCGAATTACCGTCGATCACTGGGTCGGAGATGGCGACACAATCGAATGGAATGGGCTCGTTTTTCAGGTGCTGGAAACTCCGGGCTACACGCGCGGGTCGACGACGTACGTCGTGGAACTTGACGGGAAGCGCATCGGCTTCACGGGCGACCTGATCTACGGCGACGGTCGGATACCGGATCTGTACAGTTTTCAGGACGCGATCCCGGACGCACAGATTCGCGGCTACCACGGTTACGGAGCCCGTCTGGCAGATCTGGTCACCAGTCTCGATCGGATCGTCGAAGCCAGGCTGGACATCATCGTTCCGGCGCGAGGCCCGGTGATCCAGAACCCGGAGGAATCTGCCCGTCGGCTGAAGCAGCGAGTCCAGGCCGTTTACCGCAATTACCTATCGACAAATGCGCTGCACTGGTATTTCCGCGAAGATCGCATGAAGTTGTGCGGCGAACGAGTGCTTGGAAAGGGTGCTGACATTGAACTGATGCCGTACTCGCGGCACGAGAAAACGCCTGACTGGATCTTTCAGAACTCAACCAGCCGGCTGCTGCTGTCAGAAAACCGCCGGGGCTTCCTGCTGGACTGCGGCTACCAGCGCGTCATCGATGCGGTTCAGGAACTGATCGATCAGGAAGTCATTGAGAAAGTCGACGGGATCTTCGTCACACATTTTCACGACGATCACACGGACATGGTTCAGGCCGCCGCCGAAAAATTCGACTGCCCGGTTTACGCCACGCCGGAATACGCTGACGTCCTGGAAAATCCTGACGCGTACCACCTGCCGGCTCTGACCGCGAATCCGATTCGTCACGTTCAGCGCATGACAAACGGCCAGTCGATGAAATGGAACGAGTTCGAACTGACGTTCCATTACTTCCCCGGCCAGACGTGGTATCACGGTGCGCTGCATGTCCGCAAGCCCGATGAACGACCCGTGTTTTTTATCGGCGATGCGTTCGCCCCGTCAGGTTTCGACGATTACTGCGTGCAGAACCGAAACCTGCTGCACGATGACGAAGGATACCTGCTGTGCCTGAAGAAGATTCACGACGCCGGAGACTGCTGGCTGGTGAACGAACACATCGAATACGTATTCGACTTTTCTGATGATGAACTGAGTTATCTCGAACAGCGCTATCGCGAACGTCGCAACATGCTGGCGGAACTTTTTCCCTGGGACGACCCGAACTACGGCGTCGATGAACAGTGGGCCGTCATGTATCCGCGGGGCGTAAGAACCAAAACGGGCGACACTTTCAGACTGCAGGTACGGATCACGAACCATTCTCCGGTCGTGCGACAGTTTCGCGTCACGCCTGCGGTGCCCGGCGGGCTGACTCTGATGTCCGGTGAAGAATCCGTCACGCTGCAACCGCATGAGTCGGGTGCCGCGACTGTGCTGTTGCGCGCCGACGCGGCAAACGAAACACCGCACGTCGTCACAGCGGATATCGAAAGCGACGGCATGTCGTTCAGACGCTGGGCGGACGCACAGATCACGGTTGAACCATGA
- a CDS encoding metallophosphoesterase family protein, whose amino-acid sequence MIRTIRLQAIGSVAIIATALLSTSVAPVFGHDDTVEHSHGPTAADARQVYRPTVLPDRIVLTWTSDPATTQAVTWRTSTEVTSAVAQIAIADAGPGFPLTAETITASSQALLTDLSTAHYHTVEFRDLHPRTKYAYRVGDGVNFSEWFHFTTASDQPEPFSFIYFGDAQNDLKSMWSRVIREAYSDAPKAAFFVHAGDLVNRAESDAEWGEWFGAGAWLNAMIPSVPVPGNHEQAKAADDTRRLSHHWRPTFALPQHGPRGLEETCYTLVYQGVRVVGLNSNEQQQEQAQWLDELLAKNECRWVVCTFHHPIYSTGADRDNEKLRNLWKPVFDKYHVDLVLQGHDHTYGRTGLETPLVPQDTAESNVPTGTNTREPKTGTVYVVSVSGPKMYKLQRHPFMKRQAENTQLYQIIHVSGDQLRFEARTAVGELYDAFTLKKQPGTVNQLIEQVPDTPERIREREEPAPSNP is encoded by the coding sequence ATGATTCGTACCATACGCCTGCAGGCTATCGGCAGCGTTGCGATCATTGCGACGGCGCTGCTGAGTACGTCTGTCGCACCTGTGTTCGGCCATGACGACACGGTGGAGCATTCTCACGGACCAACTGCGGCAGATGCGCGACAGGTCTATCGGCCGACCGTACTGCCGGACAGGATCGTGCTGACATGGACGTCCGATCCGGCAACGACTCAGGCCGTCACGTGGCGAACGTCCACCGAAGTCACGTCCGCGGTCGCACAGATTGCCATTGCTGACGCCGGTCCGGGTTTTCCGCTGACCGCCGAGACAATCACCGCCTCTTCGCAGGCACTGCTGACGGACCTCAGCACCGCCCACTACCACACCGTCGAATTCCGGGATCTGCACCCCCGCACAAAGTACGCCTATCGCGTCGGCGACGGAGTCAACTTCAGTGAATGGTTTCACTTCACAACGGCCAGTGACCAGCCGGAGCCGTTCTCATTCATCTATTTCGGAGACGCCCAGAACGATCTGAAGTCCATGTGGTCGCGAGTCATCCGGGAAGCCTACAGCGATGCCCCGAAAGCCGCGTTTTTTGTACATGCCGGAGATCTCGTCAATCGCGCTGAATCGGATGCGGAATGGGGTGAATGGTTTGGTGCGGGAGCCTGGCTGAATGCCATGATCCCCAGCGTCCCGGTGCCGGGAAATCACGAACAGGCAAAAGCCGCTGATGATACCCGGCGACTGTCCCATCACTGGCGTCCGACATTTGCTCTGCCGCAGCACGGACCGCGCGGTCTGGAAGAAACCTGCTACACACTGGTTTATCAGGGAGTGCGGGTCGTCGGGCTGAACAGCAACGAACAGCAGCAGGAACAGGCGCAATGGCTGGACGAACTGCTTGCGAAGAATGAGTGTCGCTGGGTCGTCTGCACGTTTCATCATCCGATCTACTCCACCGGAGCCGACCGGGATAATGAAAAACTGCGGAACCTGTGGAAGCCCGTCTTCGACAAGTATCACGTCGATCTTGTGCTGCAGGGCCACGATCACACTTATGGACGTACCGGCCTGGAAACACCGCTGGTCCCACAGGATACCGCGGAAAGTAACGTCCCGACGGGAACCAACACGCGTGAACCAAAGACCGGCACGGTGTATGTCGTTTCGGTCAGTGGCCCGAAAATGTACAAGCTGCAGCGTCATCCCTTCATGAAACGCCAGGCTGAAAACACGCAGCTTTATCAGATCATCCACGTGTCCGGCGACCAGTTGCGGTTCGAAGCACGAACCGCTGTCGGCGAACTCTACGACGCCTTCACGCTGAAGAAGCAACCGGGAACTGTCAATCAACTGATCGAACAGGTTCCGGACACCCCCGAACGCATTCGCGAACGTGAAGAGCCGGCTCCGTCAAATCCGTGA
- a CDS encoding transketolase C-terminal domain-containing protein has translation MEHAKNGGRPNVLPVFFDEAGHRVATQYLMSVLNGEMDVERLYHYREYLSHLPGHPERGFTPGVKFSSGRLGHMWPFVNGVAIANPDKVVFMLGSDGSQMEGNDAEAARLAVAQKLNVKLLIDDNDVTIAGHPSDYLRGFCVSKTLEGHGLQVNSGDGEDLDSLYARMCEAVTTDGPIALMNRRRMCPGIQGLEGSAHGHDVIKASLAVDYLTARGQSDAVEYLKSVSKGPGGPSYQGSDPKSIGKNRDLFGRILNEILDAIPEQKRIETVRVFDSDLEGSCGLNHVRSAHPEVFVRGGIMERGNFSAAAGFGYETGRQGVFATFSAFLEMVVSEITMARLNQASVLAHFSHAGCDDMADNTCHFGLNNMFAANGLPDGGKDSTRLYFPADQHQFRACLNRIFRDPGLRFIFSTRSGVPDLLDESGQRIFGNDYEFAPGKDEVIREGTAGYIVTFGETTYRALDAVIRLKEKGPDVGLICKATLNVYDEEMMSKLAKSPAVLVAESFNVNTGLGSRFGTELLKRGFRGRYNNIGTNREGSGGLWQQMGYQGIDSDGILDAVQELVG, from the coding sequence ATGGAACATGCCAAGAACGGTGGACGTCCGAACGTTCTTCCGGTCTTTTTTGATGAAGCCGGTCACCGAGTGGCCACGCAGTATCTGATGTCGGTGCTTAATGGAGAGATGGATGTCGAACGGCTTTATCACTATCGCGAGTACCTCTCACACCTGCCCGGACATCCGGAACGCGGGTTCACACCGGGTGTGAAGTTTTCCAGCGGGCGGCTGGGCCATATGTGGCCGTTCGTCAACGGCGTCGCGATTGCCAACCCCGACAAAGTCGTGTTCATGCTGGGGTCTGACGGTTCTCAGATGGAAGGCAACGATGCAGAAGCCGCGCGTCTGGCGGTGGCTCAGAAGCTGAACGTCAAACTGCTGATTGATGACAATGACGTGACCATCGCCGGGCATCCGTCGGATTATCTTCGGGGATTCTGCGTGTCGAAAACGCTGGAAGGGCACGGCCTGCAGGTGAATTCCGGTGACGGCGAAGACCTGGATTCTCTGTACGCTCGCATGTGCGAAGCCGTGACGACGGACGGTCCAATCGCCCTGATGAACCGCCGCAGGATGTGCCCCGGAATCCAGGGTCTGGAAGGCAGTGCTCACGGTCATGACGTTATCAAGGCCAGTCTGGCCGTTGATTACCTGACTGCTCGCGGTCAGTCCGACGCCGTCGAATATCTGAAGTCCGTCAGCAAGGGACCTGGCGGGCCTTCGTATCAGGGATCGGACCCGAAGAGTATCGGCAAGAACCGTGATTTGTTCGGCAGGATTCTGAACGAAATCCTTGACGCCATTCCCGAACAGAAACGGATCGAAACCGTTCGCGTTTTCGACAGCGACCTGGAAGGAAGCTGTGGCCTGAATCATGTGCGTTCCGCTCATCCGGAAGTCTTTGTGCGCGGCGGCATCATGGAGCGCGGCAATTTTTCTGCGGCAGCGGGCTTCGGATACGAAACCGGCAGGCAGGGTGTGTTCGCGACATTTTCGGCGTTTCTGGAAATGGTCGTTTCCGAAATCACGATGGCTCGGCTGAACCAGGCCAGCGTGCTGGCGCATTTCAGCCACGCGGGATGCGACGACATGGCGGACAACACATGTCACTTCGGTCTGAACAACATGTTCGCGGCCAACGGTCTGCCCGACGGCGGCAAAGATTCGACGCGACTGTATTTCCCGGCTGATCAGCACCAGTTTCGAGCGTGCCTGAACCGGATCTTCCGTGACCCCGGTCTGCGGTTCATTTTTTCCACGCGTTCCGGAGTACCCGACCTGCTGGACGAAAGCGGTCAGCGGATCTTTGGAAACGACTACGAATTTGCCCCCGGCAAGGACGAGGTTATTCGCGAAGGCACGGCCGGCTACATCGTGACGTTTGGTGAGACCACGTACCGGGCTCTCGACGCCGTAATCCGGCTGAAGGAAAAAGGCCCAGATGTCGGACTCATCTGCAAGGCCACGCTGAATGTGTACGACGAAGAAATGATGTCGAAACTGGCGAAGTCTCCGGCCGTTCTGGTGGCTGAGTCCTTCAATGTCAACACCGGCCTTGGGTCGCGATTCGGTACCGAACTGCTGAAGCGCGGCTTCCGGGGCCGCTACAACAACATCGGCACGAACCGCGAAGGTTCGGGCGGATTGTGGCAACAAATGGGATACCAGGGCATTGATTCGGATGGCATTCTGGATGCCGTTCAGGAACTGGTGGGATAG
- a CDS encoding ferredoxin family protein encodes MSTSKVTVVICQAQGRNPAKRRLEEEIATALMMQPGVDVSLVPHLYDMSGDHSGMLFLRSVPGNLIVLGWLYERALRWTLDRSGVRGHEGLTLLKGEEDDDSDAEPTPSNGIGSVDIPQRKLYCIDLRVSEDADEYVREVRRIADENSVQTVDLMSWIGGSPEQSLLQRYLQPERILEARRASDSGQATVADRETLPEDTRRRWYPVIDYSRCTNCMECIDFCLFGVYGVDQLDRILVEEQDNCKKGCPACSRVCPENAIIFPHHKTPVIAGADGEVGGIKIDLSKLFGGDDGLSAIEMAVKERDTELILDGRKAVGDSVGLRKRDRDEIDDLMDELEALEM; translated from the coding sequence ATGTCCACTTCAAAAGTCACCGTCGTCATCTGCCAGGCTCAGGGACGAAATCCTGCGAAACGCCGGCTGGAAGAAGAAATCGCAACCGCGCTGATGATGCAGCCGGGAGTCGATGTGTCGCTGGTTCCGCACCTGTATGACATGTCCGGCGACCATTCCGGCATGCTGTTTCTGAGATCCGTTCCAGGCAACCTGATCGTGCTGGGCTGGCTTTACGAACGAGCCCTGCGCTGGACGCTGGACCGCAGCGGAGTTCGGGGACACGAAGGACTGACGCTGCTGAAAGGCGAAGAGGACGACGATTCCGATGCTGAACCGACGCCGTCAAACGGCATCGGCAGCGTCGATATTCCGCAGCGAAAGCTGTACTGCATTGACCTGCGGGTCTCCGAGGATGCGGACGAATACGTGCGGGAAGTCCGGCGGATCGCCGATGAAAATTCCGTACAGACGGTGGATCTGATGAGCTGGATCGGGGGATCGCCGGAACAGAGTCTCCTTCAGCGCTATCTTCAGCCGGAACGAATCCTGGAGGCTCGCAGAGCTTCCGACAGCGGCCAGGCCACCGTCGCCGACAGAGAAACACTGCCCGAGGATACTCGTCGCCGATGGTACCCCGTCATTGACTACAGTCGCTGCACCAACTGCATGGAGTGCATCGATTTCTGCCTGTTCGGTGTGTATGGAGTCGACCAACTGGACCGCATTCTGGTTGAGGAGCAGGACAACTGCAAAAAGGGCTGCCCAGCGTGTAGCCGAGTCTGTCCGGAAAACGCCATCATCTTTCCGCACCACAAGACACCGGTCATTGCTGGTGCCGACGGGGAAGTCGGCGGCATCAAGATTGACCTGTCAAAACTGTTCGGCGGGGACGATGGTTTGTCCGCGATCGAAATGGCGGTGAAAGAACGCGACACGGAACTCATTCTGGACGGTCGAAAGGCCGTCGGGGATTCCGTCGGGCTGCGAAAACGCGATCGCGATGAGATCGATGACCTGATGGACGAACTGGAAGCTCTGGAGATGTAA
- a CDS encoding L28 family ribosomal protein, giving the protein MSTLKKNKRLKRAKLLELYGDLKPGRGNNLCERGKAKYLGGNGRKTTGITRRKFKKNLQRIRVVENGRVVRRNVPVSLIRSGMVEKPIVTDPFALPGDN; this is encoded by the coding sequence ATGAGTACCCTCAAGAAAAACAAACGCCTGAAGCGCGCAAAACTGCTGGAACTCTACGGCGATTTGAAGCCCGGTCGAGGCAACAATCTCTGCGAACGCGGTAAGGCCAAGTATCTGGGCGGAAACGGACGCAAGACCACAGGCATCACTCGACGGAAGTTCAAGAAGAACCTGCAGCGGATCCGCGTCGTGGAAAACGGTCGGGTCGTCCGACGCAACGTTCCGGTCAGCCTGATTCGTTCCGGCATGGTTGAAAAGCCGATTGTCACCGATCCGTTTGCGCTGCCCGGCGACAATTGA
- a CDS encoding ABC transporter permease: protein MLNLIRTIQLAMKSLLLHKLRSGLTMLGIVFGVFSVIAMLAIGKGASQQAQDQVLKLGATNIIVRSVKPPKETSTNTAGGGFVLRYGLLHRDFDLLAGTIPTIDQAIPIREMTKSSRHGPHEMNCRIVGCTADYLDINHLEMAQGRFISDKDCEDKANVAVLAAGTSQELFRYEDPVGQSVRVGDKLYTVVGVTMPREASAAIGGSMSGQDYRNDIYIPLDTMRVRMGDLNIDRTTGSFSSEYWELSQITLRVASQEKVVETAAVIRESLKRNHKDDRDYSVVVPLELLKQAEQIRDIFNVVLGSIAAISLIVGGIGIMNIMLATVTERTREIGIRRALGAKRHDITVQFLTETIVLSGTGGIIGILLGLATPMAFKGIQAIVSRFIFDGGQAGNELGQMFADMNPEPVPASLPLAFFISVGIGVIFGMYPARSAARLDPIEALRHE, encoded by the coding sequence ATGCTGAACCTGATTCGTACAATCCAGCTTGCGATGAAGAGCCTGCTGCTGCACAAGCTGCGGTCGGGGCTGACGATGCTGGGCATTGTCTTCGGTGTGTTCTCGGTGATTGCCATGCTGGCCATCGGGAAGGGAGCCAGCCAGCAGGCTCAGGATCAGGTTCTAAAGCTGGGTGCGACCAACATCATCGTCCGCAGTGTGAAGCCTCCGAAAGAAACCAGCACCAATACGGCCGGCGGCGGATTCGTCCTGCGTTATGGGCTGCTGCACCGGGACTTTGACCTGCTGGCCGGCACCATCCCGACGATTGACCAGGCGATCCCCATTCGTGAAATGACGAAGTCGTCGCGACACGGTCCCCATGAAATGAACTGTCGCATTGTGGGCTGCACGGCCGACTATCTGGACATCAATCATCTGGAGATGGCGCAGGGACGTTTCATCAGCGACAAGGACTGCGAGGACAAGGCAAACGTCGCTGTGCTGGCGGCCGGGACGTCCCAGGAACTTTTCAGGTACGAGGATCCCGTTGGCCAGTCCGTTCGCGTCGGCGACAAGCTGTACACTGTCGTGGGCGTGACAATGCCGCGCGAAGCCAGTGCGGCCATCGGCGGCAGCATGTCCGGTCAGGATTACCGGAATGACATCTATATCCCGCTGGACACGATGCGTGTCCGTATGGGGGACCTGAACATTGACCGCACGACCGGATCGTTCAGCTCCGAGTATTGGGAGTTGAGCCAGATCACGCTGCGAGTGGCTTCGCAGGAAAAAGTTGTCGAAACGGCCGCCGTGATCCGCGAAAGCCTGAAGCGAAACCACAAGGACGACCGCGACTATTCCGTCGTCGTTCCGCTGGAACTGCTGAAACAGGCCGAACAGATTCGAGACATCTTTAACGTGGTGCTGGGGTCGATCGCGGCAATCAGTCTGATCGTCGGCGGCATCGGCATCATGAACATCATGCTGGCGACCGTCACGGAACGCACTCGGGAAATCGGTATCCGGCGAGCCCTGGGGGCCAAGCGGCATGATATCACTGTGCAGTTTCTGACCGAGACAATTGTGCTGTCCGGCACCGGTGGGATCATTGGAATTCTTCTGGGGCTGGCGACGCCCATGGCCTTCAAGGGAATCCAGGCAATCGTCAGCCGATTCATTTTTGACGGCGGTCAGGCCGGCAATGAACTCGGGCAGATGTTCGCGGATATGAATCCCGAGCCGGTTCCCGCCAGTCTGCCGCTGGCATTCTTCATCTCCGTGGGAATCGGCGTGATCTTTGGCATGTACCCTGCTCGTTCCGCGGCACGGCTCGACCCGATCGAAGCTCTGCGGCATGAATAA
- a CDS encoding ABC transporter ATP-binding protein, translating into MPSSEVDTGLAAEVVNIQKHYDLGTVVVKALNGVSIKFPKGDFVAIMGSSGSGKSTLLNLLGALDRPTHGEYIIGGRGVSTMTDDELSSIRNEMIGFIFQSYNLIAQYTVVENIEVPLHYRSGYPALSAKDRQRIEELASLVGLGDRLDHRPFQLSGGQQQRVAIARALVNDPEIILADEPTGNLDSATEKEIMEILLQLNAEGRTIIMVTHEPQVAELAKRRIFMRDGVVAGEGIFPG; encoded by the coding sequence ATGCCTTCATCCGAAGTTGACACGGGTCTGGCTGCTGAGGTTGTCAACATCCAGAAGCATTACGACCTGGGCACCGTGGTCGTTAAGGCCCTGAACGGCGTTTCGATCAAGTTTCCGAAGGGAGACTTTGTTGCCATCATGGGGTCGTCCGGAAGCGGCAAAAGCACGCTGCTGAATCTTCTGGGTGCGCTGGACCGTCCCACTCACGGTGAGTACATCATCGGCGGACGCGGAGTGTCGACGATGACGGACGACGAATTGTCTTCCATCCGAAACGAGATGATCGGGTTCATTTTTCAATCCTATAACCTGATCGCTCAGTACACGGTTGTGGAAAACATCGAAGTGCCGCTGCACTATCGATCCGGATACCCGGCGCTGTCCGCGAAGGATCGGCAGAGAATTGAAGAACTGGCGAGCCTGGTGGGGCTCGGTGATCGGCTGGACCATCGGCCGTTTCAGTTGTCCGGCGGCCAGCAGCAGCGTGTGGCAATCGCCCGGGCGCTCGTCAACGACCCGGAGATCATCCTGGCCGACGAACCCACTGGAAATCTGGATTCCGCGACTGAAAAGGAAATTATGGAGATTCTGCTTCAGCTTAATGCGGAAGGCAGAACAATCATCATGGTCACTCACGAACCTCAGGTCGCTGAACTGGCCAAGCGACGGATCTTCATGCGGGACGGAGTCGTCGCCGGAGAAGGGATCTTTCCGGGCTAG
- a CDS encoding HlyD family efflux transporter periplasmic adaptor subunit — translation MRRPASTAPRRSGQTLVKVIVLLVVAIVIGAMALPSSRSKIVGFFGGGSGEVNSKFIVHRAEKGPFRITITENGTVDSLRNATLSNSVEGTTTIISLVPEGSRVNEPVVAEFEGVVEFVDADSESEKTVLVRSPDGKEKTYSITMGPFTELLVADRGKVRKGDYLAGDVVCELDSSTLVSEERQQQIAVTTADAALQKADKAREIQESTNRGLLAAAQLAEKLADLDLTKYVADNGEYVQAENTILGDIKQLEEQVAMAREDLENVRDQARRGYKNVNEVESKRIALQQKQILLDVKQGELNVLKVFTKERTVAELEQLSKDKRLETERVILEGEAAMAQMNADYDAAKLTLEVETEKLDRLIRQIKASRLVAPQSGEVVYASQKSGRGEPVVIEEGASVRERQAVINLPDVENMKIDARIHESRISRVRIGQPVEIGIDALPADQYHGILKSVSSVPAPGNWPNTDLKEYQAEVEITDSKDLVKKLKPGMNAEVVIIIDDRKEDVLQIPVQAVLAIADKFFAYVVVNGKAERRDIRIGDANDEFMEVLDGVAEGESVIMNPRTHFSKEINDLTQRLTSEMEANRPRTQMPDLSGQRPVAAPGAGGPPGGGPGGPRAEGGGPGAGGPGRGGPGGGGGPGGGPGGGGGFSPDSMFERIDANKDGAITKDESDMRGNFDTIDANGDGKVTLEELKTSFANRNR, via the coding sequence ATGCGTAGACCTGCATCCACTGCGCCCCGTCGCTCCGGCCAGACACTCGTCAAAGTCATCGTGTTGCTCGTCGTTGCCATCGTTATCGGGGCAATGGCACTGCCTTCGTCCCGGTCGAAGATCGTTGGATTCTTCGGCGGCGGTTCCGGTGAGGTGAACTCGAAGTTCATTGTTCACCGGGCCGAGAAAGGGCCGTTTCGGATCACGATCACGGAAAACGGCACGGTCGACAGCCTTCGCAATGCAACGCTGAGCAACAGCGTGGAAGGTACAACGACGATTATCTCACTCGTGCCGGAAGGCAGCCGTGTGAATGAGCCTGTCGTTGCCGAATTTGAGGGCGTCGTCGAATTCGTCGATGCCGATTCAGAATCCGAAAAGACGGTGCTGGTGCGTTCCCCGGACGGAAAGGAAAAGACCTACTCCATTACGATGGGGCCGTTCACGGAACTGCTGGTTGCCGATCGGGGAAAGGTCCGCAAGGGCGACTACCTCGCCGGTGACGTCGTCTGTGAACTGGATTCGTCGACACTGGTCAGCGAAGAACGGCAGCAGCAAATCGCAGTGACAACGGCCGACGCCGCACTGCAGAAAGCCGACAAAGCGCGGGAAATTCAGGAATCAACCAATCGGGGTCTACTGGCCGCCGCACAACTCGCGGAAAAACTGGCGGACCTGGACCTGACCAAGTACGTCGCCGACAACGGTGAATATGTTCAGGCTGAAAACACGATTCTGGGCGATATTAAACAGTTGGAAGAACAGGTCGCGATGGCCCGGGAAGACCTGGAAAACGTCCGCGACCAGGCTCGCCGCGGCTACAAGAACGTCAACGAAGTCGAATCGAAGCGAATCGCTCTGCAGCAGAAGCAGATCCTTCTGGACGTCAAGCAGGGTGAACTGAATGTTCTGAAGGTGTTCACCAAAGAGCGAACCGTGGCGGAACTGGAACAGCTTTCCAAAGACAAGCGACTGGAAACGGAGCGAGTCATTCTGGAAGGCGAAGCGGCGATGGCTCAGATGAATGCCGACTATGACGCCGCCAAGCTGACGCTGGAAGTGGAAACCGAAAAGCTGGACCGGCTAATTCGCCAGATCAAGGCGTCCCGACTGGTCGCCCCGCAGTCCGGCGAAGTTGTTTACGCATCACAGAAAAGTGGTCGCGGCGAACCGGTCGTAATTGAAGAAGGTGCTTCTGTTCGCGAACGCCAGGCCGTTATCAACCTGCCCGACGTCGAAAACATGAAAATTGATGCTCGCATCCACGAATCGCGCATCAGCCGCGTGAGAATCGGTCAGCCTGTCGAAATCGGGATCGATGCTCTGCCGGCAGATCAGTATCACGGGATTCTGAAGTCGGTCTCGTCCGTTCCGGCTCCCGGTAACTGGCCGAACACGGACCTGAAGGAATACCAGGCCGAGGTGGAAATCACCGACAGCAAGGATCTGGTCAAGAAGCTGAAGCCGGGAATGAACGCCGAAGTGGTGATCATCATTGATGATCGCAAAGAAGATGTTCTGCAGATCCCGGTGCAGGCTGTTCTGGCGATCGCTGACAAGTTCTTCGCTTACGTGGTTGTGAACGGCAAGGCGGAACGGCGAGACATCCGCATCGGCGACGCCAACGATGAGTTCATGGAAGTGCTGGACGGAGTTGCTGAAGGGGAATCGGTCATCATGAATCCCCGCACGCATTTCTCGAAGGAAATCAACGACCTGACCCAGCGATTGACCAGCGAAATGGAAGCCAATCGGCCTCGTACGCAGATGCCCGATCTGTCCGGACAGCGGCCTGTGGCGGCCCCGGGCGCCGGAGGACCTCCCGGTGGCGGACCTGGCGGACCGAGAGCGGAAGGTGGCGGACCCGGAGCCGGTGGCCCCGGTCGTGGCGGACCAGGCGGTGGCGGAGGTCCAGGTGGTGGACCAGGTGGCGGTGGCGGCTTCAGCCCCGACAGCATGTTCGAACGCATTGACGCGAACAAAGACGGAGCGATCACCAAAGACGAAAGCGACATGCGGGGCAACTTCGATACGATCGATGCCAACGGCGACGGAAAGGTTACGCTGGAGGAATTGAAGACGTCTTTCGCAAACCGCAACCGCTGA